The genome window TGCCGCGTCCAGCTCATCCCGCCGGGCATGGAGACGAAGGCCCATCGCCACACCGGCAGCGCCGTGTACCTGGTGGTGGAGGGACAGGGCTCCGCCTTGGCCGGAGACCGTATCGAGGGCGAGGAGGCGATCAGGTGGAGCACAGCCGACTGCTTCTCCATCCCGTCGTGGCAATGGCATCGATTCAAGAATGAATCTGCCCGGGACCCGCTGATCCTGTTCTCTGTCCACGACCGCCCGTTGCTCGATGCGGCGCACCTCTACCGAGAGGAATCGCGGTGAGATCGCGCGGCGCACCATCAGTCCCCATGGCAGCGATGCCAGTCGTCGAAGGGAGCAAGCCACCATGTCTACCTATCGCGTGATCTCCGGAGATTCCCACCTGGATATTCCGCCGGAGCGCTGGGTGCCCCACGTCCCCGCGAAATGGCGGGAACGCGCGCCGCGGACCGTCCGCCTCCAGAATGGAAACGACGGGCTGCTTCTCGAGAACCGACCTCCCCACACGCCGGGCGCTCAGCTCACCGGGACCGGGCGACGGTACGATCTCCACGATGTCGGCCCCATCACCTACGATGGGCCGGGGACGGGCACGCCCGAGCAACGTTGCCGGGAGCAGACCCAGGACGGAATCGACGCCGAGATCATGTACACCCATCCGAGCTACATTCGATTCTGGCGCGGAATCCGCGACGACGAGCCGTATAAGGCGATGTTCTTCGCCTACAACGAGTGGCTCGGGACCGAGTATTGCGCCTATGCGCCGGACCGTCTGATCGCCATGGGCGTGATCCCAGATACCGGGGTCGATGACGCCATCGCAGAGATGGAGCATTGCGCCCGGGTGGGATTGAAGGGTGTGGCGCTGTATCACTTCCCGAGCGGCAAAAACTACCCCACGCCGGCTGACGACCGCTTCTGGGCGGCGGCCCTGGCGATGGGGATGCCCATCACGGCGCACACCGCCGGTGGCACGACCCGGTTCGAACGCAGCGAGCCCATTTATCCCTCCTCGCCCGACGTCCCCGCGGGTCGAGACCCCATCAGCATTCTCTGCCGTTTTTGCGGGGACACGGCGGTCGTACCCATTCAGCTCGCCCTCGCCGGTGTCTTCGATCGCTTTCCGACCCTGCGCATCTACCACGCCGAAACGCAGGCGGGCTGGGTCCCATTCGCGCTGTTCCAGATCGACGACAACTACGCGCGAGAACGATTCAAAATGGAGCGCAATCTCGGGATCCCACCGCTGCCCCGGCCGCCCAGCGACTACATCACCAAGCACGCGCTCTGGGGCTTCATGCGCGATCCGGTGGCCGTCCAACGTCGGCACGAGATCGGCGTCGAAAAGCTGATTTGGGGAAACGATTTCGCCCATGCCCAAGGCGACTGGCCCGAATCCAGGGAAGTCATCGATGAGATGATGGTCGGAGTGCCACCGGACGAGCGGGAGCGCATGCTGGCCGGGAACGTGGTCGACTTCTTCCATCTGGATGGCGCCCCTCGCTGATGGGTCCGGCTCCACTTCACACGAACGGAGGCAGCGTGATGCAGACGCGATCATCGGCCGTGCTGTTGCTGGCGCTCTTGGCTTCGGCGTGCGCGAGGCCCGCGGCTCCCTCGGCCACGGACGCCCAGCACGCGACGCGATCCGGGACGCAGCAGATCGTCGCCTCGATGTTCAGCGAACCCGCAGGGTTGCACCAGGAGGTTACGAACCCGACTCCGAGCGCCGGCAGCGTTCCCGGCCTGGACGAGCTGTACACGCTGGTAGACGGCGGGGGCAGCTATCTGGATTCGGATAACGTCCGGCAGCCCTGGCTCATGGACGCGCTGCCCACAATCGACAACGCGCTTTGGAAGGTCTTCCCCGATGGCACGATGCAGACCACCTGGCGCCTCAAGTCTGGAGTTGCCTGGCACGATGGCGCGGCCGTAACCTCCGACGACTTGCGGTTCACGCTGGACGTGTACCGCGACCCGGAGATCGGAGCCGTCGCCATCTCCGCGCTCAAGCTCATCGATAGCGTCGAGGTGGCCGATGCCCAGACGATGGTTCTCACGTGGTCGAGGCCGTATATCGACGCGGACGGGCTCTTTGGCTCGGCGGCGGCCAGCTCGGGCGCGGCGCGAGTCCCGCCGATCTTCGTCTTGCCCCAGCACATCCTCGACGATTCATTCCAGAACGACAAGGCCGGATTCTTCAGCCTCCCCTACTGGCGGGAATCCTTCGTCGGCGCCGGCCCGTACAAGATCATCGAGTGGGCCGAGGGCAACCACGTGATGCTGGCGGCGAACGATAACTACATTCTCGGTCGCCCCCACATCGACCGCATCGAGGTCCGCTTCTTCACCGATCGGGGGGCACTGAAGGCGGGCCTTCTCGCCGGCGCGGTCCAGGTCCATCTCGGACGAGGGCTCAACGTCGACGATGTGACCCAGATCCGGGACAAGACGCAAGAGGTGAAGGTGCAGCTCGGCGGAACCCTCGCCGGAGTTCTCCCCATCTATCCGCAGTTCATCGATCCGGACCCGCCCATCGTCGCGAACGTGCAATTCCGCCGGGCGCTCCTTCAGGCAATCGATCGCCAGGAGCTGACAGACACGCTCAACAACGGCCTCGGGCCGGTTGCCAACTCCTGGGTGCAGCCGGACCAACCGGAAGGTCGCGCCATCGATAATCGCCTCGTGAAGTACTCGTACGATCCTCGCGCCGCCGCGCAGATGATCGAAGCGCTCGGATATGCGAAGGGGCCAGATGGGATGTACCAGAGCGCGGACGGGGTCCCGCTCTCCGTCGGCCTCATGACCCACGAGCAGAATTCCTTCCACGTCCCGGCCTCGCTCTCTGTCCAGACGGCGTGGCAGCAGCTCGGCCTCGACGTGCAGCTCAACGTCCTGCCGGCCGCGCGCGCCTTCGACCTCAAGACGCGCGCGACCTTCCCGTCGTTCATCCTTCTCAGCAAAGGCGTGCTCGCAGCGCCCGACGGGTATTTCACCCGCCACGCGATCCCGCTTCCGGACAACAACTACGCGGGCGGGAACGCCGCGCGCTACGGCTCGGCCGAGCTGGATGGTTTGATCGACAAATACGGCAGGACGATCCCCTTCGGCGACCGGATGGCTGTTCTCGGCGACATCGTCCACTTCCAGACCGACCAGCTCACCATGCTCCCGCTGTTCTTCCAGGGCGCCGCCTTCGTCATCGGCTCGACGCGCATGAAGAACGTGCTGGCCGGCCAGGTCTCGAACGCGCATCAGTGGGAGGTGGACTGAGTCACCGCGGCACGCAGACACTAAGGAGTGGTGGAGTAGGACGTCCCATGACGGAAGCGCACAACGGTCGAATCTTCGATCAACCCTCCCCCTACGAGCTGTGGAAGCAAGCCGAGGGGTTGCCGACGATCCGTGCAATGTCGGTCGACCTCAATAACGTCGAGCTCGTCCCGTGGACGTCGCGGGGCGGCTTGGGCACCTTCATCAACCTCGACGGGACCGAGGGGTTCAACGACACCTACGTTTGCGAGATCCCGCCGGGCCGGTCGCTCAATCCCATCAAGCACATCTACGACGAGGTCGTCTACGTCCTCAAGGGTCAGGGGGCAACGACCGTCTGGATCGATGAGGATCACAAACGGACTTTCGAGTGGCACGCGAACAGCTACTTCGCCATCCCCACCAACGCGTGGTACCAGCACCACAACCTCTCCGGTGACGAGCCTGCCCGTTATGTCGCGATGACGGCGGCGCCGCGGGTGATCAACACCCACAAGGACCTCGACTTCGTCTTCAACAACCCCTACGTCTTCGCCAAGCGCTTCGACGGCGAGGACGACTATTTCAAAGAGACGGTGCGTCCGCACAATTCGCGAGGTTGGGCGACGAACTTCGTGGCCGACGTGCTGGCGAGCGCCGAGTGGGCGGAGTCGTCGGGCGGGAGCGAGGGGCGCGGACCCGGGGCTCGCAGCATCGCGTACCGAATGGTCAACGGCTCCTTTGCTGTCGGCCACGCCGATTCCTGGCCCTCAGGCTGCTACAAGCAGGCCCACCGCCACGGTCCCGGTATCCACGTCCTGCTACTTCGAGGCACCGGGTACACCCTCTTGTGGAAAGAGGGGCGCCCCATCCAGCGGGTCGACTGGCGGCCCGGCGTCATGCTGGTCCCGGGCGAGATGTGGTGGCACCAGCACTTCAACACGGGGTCGGAGGCGTGCCTCTTTCTCGCCATCGGCCAGGGCAGCGAGAAGCCCAAGAACAGCGGCTACTACGCCTACACGAGCATCAAGGCCGGCGGAGACCAGATCGCCTTCGACGAAGAGGACCCGCGCATCCACGAGCTCTTCGAGGAGGAATTGGCGCGAACGGGCGTGCGCTGTCGGATGGATGTCGCCCACGGCATCACCAGGACCGATGTGGGCAAGCCGTACTGGGGTATCTTCGATCCGTCGCTCTGGCAGCGGTCGGCCGTGACCGTATAGGCCGTACTTCGAACAATCGCGGTCGAGCGGCGGCCCAAGCGATCGGGCGAGGGGAAGATGCTGCGGTTCTTCATCTCGATTCACGCAAGGCAGGTGGGATCTCTGGCGCTTGCAACCGTGGTGACGGTTGCCGCGTGTGCCGCGCCGACCGGGCAGGATCGCGGCCGGGCATCCCAGGGCCCGAGTACGCAGCGCTCGACGCCAGGGACCCCGGCACGTTTGACCGCGGCCATCACGGGCAACCCCCCGATGCTCAACCGCGATTTCGCGACGGGCCATCGGCGCGTCCAAGGATTGGCCGAGGTTGGCAAACTGCTGAACTCACCGCTCAGCGATGCCGACGCGCACGGCGCGCTCCAGCCGATCCTCGCCGAGGCCGTGCCATCGGTCGAGAACGAACGCTGGCACGTCTTTCCCGACGGCCGAATGGAGACCGTCTGGAAGATCCGGCCCGGTGTCACCTGGCACGACGGCGCGCCGTTCACCGCCGACGATCTGGTCTTCACGAGCGAGGTGGAGCAGACGCCGGACCTGCCCCTCGTCATCGACCCGGCGTGGGATGCCGTTGACGGCATCGACGTACTGGATCGGCAAACCGCCGTCGTTCGGTGGAAACGGCCGTGGGTGGATGCGGACCTCATGTTCGCGAATCCTTATCCCAAGCACCTGCTCCAGCAGGCGCTGGAGCAGGATCCGGGCGCGCTGCCTTCTCACCCCGCGTTCGGCGACGCGTTCGTGGGCACAGGGCCGTTCCGCGTGCGGGAGTTCGTCCGCGATAGCCACGTCACGATGGAAGCCAACGAGCAATTCGCCCTTGGGCGGCCGAGGCTGGACGAGATCGAAGTCCGCTTCATCCCCGATCCCAACACGCTCGCGGCGAACATCCTGGCCGGGGAAGTTCAGCTCACCCTCGGCGCGTCGGTCCCCCTGGAGCTGGCGGTGAGTATCAAGGACCAGTGGAACGAGGGGACCCTGAAAACCCGACCGATCGACAACGTGGTGGCGATCTGGCCGCAACTTCAGAACCCGCGCCCCGCCGTGATCGGGGATGCTCGGTTCCGCAGGGCGCTCTGGCAAGCCATCGACCGGCAACTCCTCGTCGATACGATCCAGGCCGGCCTCGCGCCCATCGCGTATGGGAAGCTGCCGCCAACGGCCCCCGAATACGCCGACACGGAGTCAGCGGTCGTGCGCTATCCGTATGATCCGCGGGCGGCGGCCCGCGCGATCGAGGAGCTTGGCTATGCGAAGGCGACCGACGGCTTCGTGCGCGACGCGAGCGGCGTCGTGCTCAGCGTCGAGCTTCGCACGGGCGGCCTCGAGGTGGCGCAAAAGGCACTATTTCCCGTTCGCGACGCCTGGCAGCAGGTCGGCGTCAAGGTCGAGACGGTCGTCGTCCCGCCCCAGCAGTACCAGGACGGCGAGTATCGCGCCACGCGGCCGGGATTTGAGCTGAGCCGTCACGCGGCAGGCGTGAGCGCGCTCCAGTACTACCATAGTCGCACCATTCCCGGGTCCTGGAACCGCTGGACTGGTGGCAACAAGCCGCGCTACGAGAGCCCGGAGATGGACGCCTTGCTCGACGAGCTGGACGTCACGATTCCCAGGCCAGCACGCATCGAGCTGCTCCGCAAGATTCTGCGCATCGCCTCCGAACAGGTTATCAACCTGTATCTCTTCTATGATGTGGGGCCGACCCTCATCAGCAATCGGGTTCGGGGCGTGGAGAGCGGGAGCGTGGTCAACGAGGCGCACCTCTGGGACGTGCAGTGAGGGCGCCGACCGAATCTGAGAATCAGCGTTACCCTGCCCCGCGACGCGTGGGCGACTGACGGAGGACAGACCATGGCTGTGCGTTATCGATACATTTCCGCTGATTCGCACTTGGAGGTGCCGCCCGACCGATGGGCGCACTGGGTCCCGGAGCGATATCGGGATTACGCGCCCCGCCGGATCCGCCTTGCGAACGGCGGGGACGCCTTCGAAGTTCGGGGTGGACGGACCCAGAGGGCTGGCATGAATCTTTTCGCCGGAACGCGGCCCGAAGACTATTACCCCGTCGGCCTCCATTGGGACGAATTCCCGGGCACGGGCTCACCCCAACAGCGCCTGCAGGAGCAGGAGCGGGACGGAATCGACGCGGAGGTCCTATACCCGGGCCCTGGCAGCCGAGTGCTGATCGGAAGTGCGAAGGAGGAGGACGTATCCCGGGCTCTCCATCGCGCCTACAACGAGTGGCTCGCGCAGGAGTATTGCGCGGTCGCGCCCGAGCGCCTCATCGGGCTCGGGGTCATCCCAAGCCTGGGCGTTGAGGCGGCCATCGACGAGCTTCGTCATTGCCGTGAGATGGGGCTCAAGGGGGTTGACCTCGGCACGTTCCCGGCCGGCCAGAGCTTCCCGACGCCCGAGGACGACGCGTTCTGGGCAGCGGCTCTGGACTTAGGCATGCCCGTCTCCATTCACGTGGCCGTCGGCGGCGTGCGCGCCCGGCCGGACTTCAAATATCCGCAGGAGCCGGACGCCGACCACAATCCCAACACCGACCTGGTGGAGCGCACCACCCGGTACGCGCGGGCCGGCGGCGTGAACGCTGTGCAGCTCGTGGTCGCCGGTGTGTTCGATCGCTTTCCGACCCTGAAGCTGTATTTTGCCGAGAACCAGATCGGCTGGATCCCCTGCTTCCTCGAGCAGCTCGACAACAACTACGCCAAGAACTGCTACTGGGCGGAGCGGATCCACGGCGTGCCCATCCTTGAGCGGAGGCCGAGCGAGTACATCAAGGAGCATTGCTTCTGGGGGTTCATGTACGATCCTGTCGGCGTCCGCCTTCGACACGATGTTGGGATCGACCGCGTGATGTGGTCGACGGACTTCCCGCACATCGAGTCCGACTGGCCGAACTCCATGCACGTGATCGCCGAGACGTTCTCCGGGGTTCCGGACGACGAGAAATATCGCTTGGTCGCCGGTAACTGCATCGACTTCTTCCACCTGGAAGATGCGTGACGGGCGGCATATGTGGCGCTGGCTTCATCGGCACGGAATTCCATCAAGGGTGGACGAGGTCCGGCAGATGAGGCGAGCGGGCGGAGCGTGCGCGTTGATCGCCATGGCCGTCATCGTCGCGGCGTGCTCGTCGGCAACGCCGGCCGGATCTTCCAACCGGGCGCTGCAATCCCCCGCGGCCGACCGCGCCCCGACCGCGCTCTCAGTCGTGGTGAAGAAGGAGCCCGTCACCATCGCCCTGGCGGGCGCCGGCGGTGTGAGCCAGGACGAGGTCAAGGCCGCGCTCTTCACCGCCGGCCTGGCGCGCACCGACGACAACGAGGCGCCGTACCTCGTGCTGGCCGAGAAGCTCCCCGCCCTGCACAGCGATTCTTGGCAAGTCTTCTCCGACGGGCGAATGCAGACGACCTACACGCTGCGCCCGGGACTCGAATGGCACGATGGGCAGCCACTGGTGGCGGGGGATTTCGCCTTTGCGACGCGGGTCAACTCCGCCCTGTACGAATCCGGACAGACGAACCCCACGACCGAGGCGCGGCAAATCGAGGACGTCCTGACGCCCGACCCGCGCACCCTCGTGATCCGCTGGAGCAGCCTCTACATCGGAGCCGAGACGCCCGCGCTCGAGCCATTTCCCGAGCACATCCTGGCGGAGCCGCTCGCTGCCGGCGACCTGCAGGCGTTCGCCAGTCTCCCGTATTGGACGACTGCGTACGTGGGCGCGGGGCCCTATCGCCTCGATCGCTGGGAGCCGGGTGCCTTCATCGACGGGACGGCGTTCGATCGCTACGCGCTCGGGACGCCGAAGATCACGCGGGTGCGGATAACCTGGAGCGCGGACCCCAACGTCGCGCTCGCCGGGCTCCTCTCCGATCAGTACCAGATGGCGGCCGATACCGCCATCGAGTTCGAGCAGGTCGCCACCATCGAAGATCGCTGGGGACCAGCCGGCGGGCGTGTGATTCTGAACCCGACGCAGGTTCGCTACCAGATGGTTCAGGCGCGACCGGAGTTCGTTGACCCGCCGACTCTGCTCGACGTTCGTGTTCGTCGCGCCCTGTACCAGGCCATCGACCGACGAGCGCTGGCGACCGCGATGCTGGGAGACGAGGCGATCGTTGCCGACAGCCTTGTGCCGCCCAAGACGAGCTTCTTCAAGGACCTGGACGCGGCGATTCAAAAATACCCGTATGACCCTCGCGCGACGGAACAGCTCATGGCCGAGGCAGGCTTCTCAAAGGACCAAGAGGGAATGTTCGTTGGACCGGCTGGAGCCCGCTTTGCTCCGGCGCTCTGGGGCATCGCGCAGGGACAGGAGGCGCAAGAAACGACCGCCGTCGCGGACTTCTACCGGCGGGCCGGAGTGGACGTACGGCTCAACCTCATTCCCCAGGCCCGGTACACACAGGATCGCAACGTTGTCCTGAACCAGTTCCCCGCCCTTCGCGACACCTACTGCACGCTGCTCCTGGACCGGTGCATGGACAAGTTCGCCAGCTCGCTCATCGCCTCGGCCGACACCCGCTGGCAGGGCCAAAACCGGATCGGCTGGGCCAACGCCGAGTTCGACGCCTACTACGACCAATACTGGAAGAGCCTGGAGCCGGCCGAGCGAGACCGTACGGTGGTGGAGATGGCGCGGATTCTGTCGAAGGAGCTCCCGTCGCTGCCCTTCTACTTCAACGTCAGCGTTGTCGCCCACTCCGCGCGCCTGCACGGTCCGAAGCCCGTCGCTCCTCTCACGACGGCGTACTGGGACATCCACGAGTGGACGATGGGCGAGAGGTACGGCCGAAACGTGACGTCACCCCTGGCGGAGCGATGGATCCAGGCAGATTCTTGATTCGCGACCTGGAGGTTCACGAGTGGCAGTCAAAGGGAAGACCGTGATCGTGACGGGCGCCGCGCGCGGCCACGGCCGGTCCATCGCGGTGGCATTCGCATCTCAGGGGGCCGCGTTGGCCCTCGTCGACGTCGCTCCGCTCGACCAGACTCTGGCGGACTGCCGGGCCTACGAGGGCGAGGTCGTCGCGGTCCCCACCGATCTGCGGCGTCCGAACGACGTTCGGGCCATGGTCGAGCAGGTCCACGATCAGTTCGGGCGGATCGATGTTCTCGTCAACGATGCGGGAATCGTGACGCACTTTCGTTACGGCGAGCCCCGCTGGCCCCGCATTGCGGATATGGACCCTGAGTTCTTCGACAACGTCATGCGTACGAATCTCATGGGCACCTTCCTCACAACGAAGTACGTCCTTCCCTACATGGAGGCGCAGGGTGGCGGACACATCATCAACTTCGGGCAGGGCAGCATCGGCCGGCCGGTGGAGCGCGGGGATCCCGGCGCCGCCGTTTACCACGTCTCGAAGCTGGCGATTCGCGCCTTCACCCACGAAGTGGCAATAGAAGAGCTGGACAAGAACGTCTGCGTCGTCTCGTTCGGTCCAGGCGGTCCCGGCGGCGAGACACCGGACGAAGTCCGCGCTTCGGCGGCCAAGATCAACATGGATCTGGGGATGCGGGTGGTGGCGGCCGCCGAGGCCCCCATGGAGCTGACCGGCCGAATGGTCTCCGTGCGCGACGGCAAGCTGGCCCTCGCTCCCGACGAGCAGCCGTCATGAGTTGGCCCGCGCCACGGCGCCGAGAGCAACAGGGGACCGGGCGGTGATTGTGTTACGCTGGGAGCACCTCCGGTCACCAAATCAGCCGCGGAAAGCGGCATTCACGTTCCTCTGGGACGCCGGGACGCCGACGCCCGGCACCAATACTTCTTGAAAGGCGACGCATGAAAGATCTGAAACCGTACGCGCTGAACATCCTGTTTCGAGCGCAGCACAACGCGTTGTGGGAGCTGGCCGAGAAAGCAGGCATCATGGCGGAGGTGAACCTCTCAATCGCCAGCATGGAATATGCCGATAGCTCAACGGTCGCCGAGGCCAAGCTGTTCAAGGGGGGCATCGACTTCATCGCAGGCAATCACATCAGCCCGTATATGTGGGTTGCGCGCAACCGGCCGATCGTCCAGATCGCGTCGCCCGGCAATGCCGTCCGCGACTCCATCATGAGCCGGCGCCCCCTTGAATCGCTGGAGGAGCTAGCGGGCAAGGAGGTCCGCATCGCCGACTCAAATTACCGCGATCGCTACGGTAGCGTGCAGCATCCTCGCGGCAACCACATCCTCGAGACGTTCCGCGCGGGCCTCTCCCCCGACCAAGTGCAGTGGGTCGAGTGCGGCGAGTTCGACGATCCGAATTTGCGGAAGAACATCGTGGAGGCCGTCGCATCGGGGAAGGCCGACATCGGCTTCGCCGCGTACGCGGATCCGGAGACCCTCCGCGACACCGGATTGCATCCGCTCCAGCTTCCCACCCTCCCCATGATCAACGGCACGACGATCACCTCTACCTTCGACATCCTGCATCAGAAGGAGATGCTGGCCGACCGGCTCGTTCGCGTAATGGTGCTCGCCATCCATTTCGCACGCATGCACCCTGAGGAGGCGCAGAAGCTGCTCGACACGAAGATGGGGAAGCCCTATACAGAGCACGGTGGCCGCGCTCGCGGAGTTGCCCGCTATCCGATGAAACCCTATCCCACGCAGGAGGCGATTTCCGCAGCGCACGAGCTGTGCTGCCTGCAATACGAGGAGGCGAAGGAGATTCAGCCGAGCGCCCTGTGGGACCTTCACTACCTCCGCGAGCTGGAGCTGTCCGGCTTTATCGACGAGCTGATCCAGGAGCAGCCGGAATCCTTCCGGAGTACGTCCGCGACCGCGGGCGTGTGATCGGTGGTGGAATTGGAGTTTTCGGAGTAGACTCGGCATGACACACTCCGAATACTTTCGACGCCGAACAAGGGAAGGAGATCGCGAATGCCAGCAGCGATGACCCCACGCATGCCCGTTGTGCCCCAGCCGACCTCGCCCGAGGACCTGCTGCCAGTCCTTAGAACAGTCGTGACGCGCGTACCGAAGCGAGGTATGTACGAGTCGCTCGGCCTGAAGCCGGGCGAACGCGTCCTCATGATCACCGACAGCACCATCAGCCCGATCCTCCCCGAGGCGTTTCAGGAGGCGATCCGGGACGCGGGCGGCCATGTCGACGTGATCAACCTCGAAGGTTACCCGCTCCTGGCGGACCCCACGGACCTGGTGGATGGACCCAATACCAGCCGATGGTTCCCCGATTGGACCTGGGAGGCGGCCAAGTCAGCGGACGTGCTGCTGTGTCTCGCCTTCTTCAAGTTCCCGCACACCCCGAACCTTCCATGGGGGCGGCGAAACACCTACGCGGCGAAGTGGCGGCTGAACGGGCGGGCGATCCAGTGGGAGCTGCCACCCGATATGGTGCTCGCGCCATCCCTCACCTATCCGCTCGAGGTTTGGGACGCCATCGACGAGACGCTCTACCGGCAGATCGCGAACGGGCGCCGCGTCGAGATAACCGAGGACAACGGTACGCACCTGACCTGGGATCTCACGCCGGAGGACTGGGCGTCGATTGAAGGGCGCGGGGACGAGGAAGGCCCCAACTCCGCCCTCCCATACGTCCCGGGGCACCTGTTCATTCCCTTCCCCAAATCCCTGCGATTCGAGGGCCAGATCGTCATCAACAGCCTGACCTTCGGGGGACCGGTCGACCCGACGCGCCTCACGGTCGAGGGACGGCGGGTGACCGAGGTCCAGGGATCGGGCCACTTTGCCGACCGGCTTCGCGAGACCTTCGAAACCTACAAAGACAAGACCTACGAAGGCCTGCCCGGACCGGGCGCCAACTGGATCAGCACCTTCGCGGCGTGCACGAACCCGAAATTCCGCCGTTCCCCCAACTTCGAATCCACGCGCGGCTCCGCGCGCGTCCATAGCTGGTGCCTCGGACACCGGCGCTCGGGGTTCCTCCATGCCAGCGTGGGGGCCGCTCTGGAGAACGAGAACAGTAAGCTCATCCGCCACTTCGACATGATGTTCCCCAACCTGTACGTGGACGGCAAGCCCGTCATCGAGGATGGGCACCTCCTGGCGCTGGACGATCCGACGGTCCGCCAGGTAGCGGAGCGATTTGGCGACCCGGACGAGCTTCTGCGCGAGGATTGGGTGCCCGATCGAAACAAGGCGATCTAGGCCAGCCACGGACCACCGTGGAAAACCCGACGATGTTGAGCTCGGGGCGCACTGCCTGTTGGAGTGATTTCGAGGTAAATACCCCATGTTTCTGAGCGCTGAAGAAAATCGGAAGCTGACCCAGGTCGGGCCGGGCACGCCGGGGGG of Chloroflexota bacterium contains these proteins:
- a CDS encoding SDR family oxidoreductase, whose product is MAVKGKTVIVTGAARGHGRSIAVAFASQGAALALVDVAPLDQTLADCRAYEGEVVAVPTDLRRPNDVRAMVEQVHDQFGRIDVLVNDAGIVTHFRYGEPRWPRIADMDPEFFDNVMRTNLMGTFLTTKYVLPYMEAQGGGHIINFGQGSIGRPVERGDPGAAVYHVSKLAIRAFTHEVAIEELDKNVCVVSFGPGGPGGETPDEVRASAAKINMDLGMRVVAAAEAPMELTGRMVSVRDGKLALAPDEQPS
- a CDS encoding ABC transporter substrate-binding protein encodes the protein MKDLKPYALNILFRAQHNALWELAEKAGIMAEVNLSIASMEYADSSTVAEAKLFKGGIDFIAGNHISPYMWVARNRPIVQIASPGNAVRDSIMSRRPLESLEELAGKEVRIADSNYRDRYGSVQHPRGNHILETFRAGLSPDQVQWVECGEFDDPNLRKNIVEAVASGKADIGFAAYADPETLRDTGLHPLQLPTLPMINGTTITSTFDILHQKEMLADRLVRVMVLAIHFARMHPEEAQKLLDTKMGKPYTEHGGRARGVARYPMKPYPTQEAISAAHELCCLQYEEAKEIQPSALWDLHYLRELELSGFIDELIQEQPESFRSTSATAGV